The genomic DNA TGGCGAAATCTACGACATGTACAGCATGTCGGCGGCGCATAAGAACTTACCCTTACCTAGCTATGTTGAAGTCAGTAACCTTAGCAACGGTAAAACCGTTATCGTGCGAGTTAATGATCGCGGCCCTTTTCACCAGCAACGGGTCATCGACCTTAGCTACGCGGCGGCATACAAATTGGATATGCTAAAATCAGGCACCGCCAAGGTGAAAATTAAGCTGCTACGCTTCGACCCACAAGCCCAGGCAAACAGCAGTGTCGAACCAAGCACAGAACAATACTTTGTGCAATTGTTCGCCAGTAAAAACCAGCAAGTTCTGGCTCAACACCAGAGTCAGCTAGAAGCCCAAGGGCTCACCACCCAAGTTGTGAGTGAGAACGGCTGGCAAAAGCTTCGACTTGGCCCCTACCGCGATGTACTCAGTGCTGAGAAATACTTAGCTAGCATGCGTAATGGCCATTACAAAGACGCCTACATCATTAATCTAAAAGCAAACTAGTCGGATTTCGTGCAGATACTAACAAACCAC from Agarivorans gilvus includes the following:
- a CDS encoding septal ring lytic transglycosylase RlpA family protein, with product MLSKPFRLSLLLIIGLVLSACSSAPNQQRYGMHQDQAPNSAPELAHLENPIPRFEPYSRQGNRDYQVRGKSYQVWRDIQDYEVEGEASWYGKKFHGHLTSNGEIYDMYSMSAAHKNLPLPSYVEVSNLSNGKTVIVRVNDRGPFHQQRVIDLSYAAAYKLDMLKSGTAKVKIKLLRFDPQAQANSSVEPSTEQYFVQLFASKNQQVLAQHQSQLEAQGLTTQVVSENGWQKLRLGPYRDVLSAEKYLASMRNGHYKDAYIINLKAN